One window from the genome of Sulfodiicoccus acidiphilus encodes:
- a CDS encoding glucose 1-dehydrogenase, producing MKAIVVRPPTPGAELKEVPDPSLVSGTVKVRMLENGVCGTDREVAAGRLITARPPPGRDWMVLGHEALGVVEELGEGAVGLREGDLVMPINRRGCGQCVNCRIGRPDHCETGMFRENGITELDGFMSQFLVEQPRYLVRVPENVRDVAILAQPLSDLVKSVDELLHVQSRLHFPCEDGTLECRKALITGTGPIGVLVSMLLRTMGMKVYAANRREPKEVEKAIFSEVGVEYYNSASGYGDLYKAVGGMDVVFDTTGRADVIQQLLPLLRNNAFLAFFGFSSEGSMNLTSLEIQRLIFKGAALVGLANGQKPHFERALWHLASWKTVWPGAVRRLITREVKVDDFEQVRKVLERKEEGEIKIKLLW from the coding sequence TTGAAAGCAATAGTAGTGAGGCCACCCACCCCAGGCGCCGAACTAAAGGAGGTTCCAGACCCCTCCTTAGTGTCTGGAACCGTGAAGGTCAGGATGTTAGAGAACGGGGTGTGTGGTACAGATAGGGAGGTCGCTGCGGGGAGGTTGATCACCGCCAGGCCCCCTCCAGGGAGGGACTGGATGGTGCTCGGCCACGAGGCTCTAGGCGTTGTGGAGGAGCTGGGAGAGGGTGCAGTGGGCCTCAGAGAGGGAGACTTAGTTATGCCGATAAACAGGAGAGGTTGCGGACAGTGTGTGAACTGCAGGATAGGGAGACCTGATCACTGTGAGACAGGAATGTTTAGGGAGAACGGTATCACCGAACTCGACGGCTTCATGAGTCAATTCCTGGTAGAACAGCCGAGGTACCTAGTGAGGGTTCCAGAGAACGTGAGGGACGTAGCGATACTGGCGCAGCCGCTCTCCGACCTAGTGAAGTCGGTGGACGAGCTTCTCCATGTGCAGTCTAGGCTTCACTTCCCCTGTGAGGACGGGACGCTCGAGTGCAGGAAAGCGTTGATCACTGGGACCGGGCCTATCGGAGTGTTGGTGTCAATGTTGCTCAGGACTATGGGAATGAAAGTTTACGCTGCGAATAGGAGGGAGCCCAAGGAAGTGGAGAAGGCCATTTTTTCAGAGGTAGGTGTGGAGTACTACAACTCGGCGTCGGGTTACGGTGACTTATACAAGGCCGTCGGAGGAATGGACGTAGTCTTCGACACTACAGGTAGGGCAGACGTGATCCAGCAACTTCTGCCCCTCCTGAGGAACAACGCTTTCCTCGCCTTCTTCGGCTTCTCCTCTGAGGGTTCAATGAACCTCACCAGTCTCGAGATCCAGAGGCTCATATTCAAGGGAGCCGCCCTGGTGGGACTGGCGAACGGACAGAAACCACACTTCGAAAGGGCGTTGTGGCACCTGGCGTCGTGGAAGACCGTGTGGCCAGGTGCAGTCAGGAGACTCATAACCCGGGAAGTGAAGGTGGACGACTTCGAGCAGGTGAGGAAGGTGTTGGAGAGGAAGGAGGAGGGCGAGATAAAGATAAAGCTACTCTGGTAG